Proteins encoded together in one Prevotella scopos JCM 17725 window:
- the dtd gene encoding D-aminoacyl-tRNA deacylase, which translates to MRTVIQRVTQASVTIGGQVKSSIGTGLLILLGIGKNDTEEDINWLVKKIIGLRIFDDEMGVMNRSIMDVNGEILVVSQFTLMASYKKGNRPSWIHAAPHELSIPLYNRFCDALSEAMGKSIATGEFGADMKVELLNDGPVTICMDTKNKE; encoded by the coding sequence ATGAGAACTGTAATACAACGGGTCACCCAAGCGTCTGTTACTATCGGTGGACAAGTAAAGTCTTCCATAGGGACAGGATTGTTGATTCTATTAGGTATTGGTAAAAACGATACTGAAGAAGATATAAACTGGCTGGTAAAGAAGATCATAGGTTTGCGTATTTTCGACGATGAAATGGGCGTAATGAACCGCAGCATCATGGATGTTAATGGTGAAATACTCGTCGTCTCACAGTTCACACTCATGGCAAGTTATAAGAAAGGGAACCGTCCAAGCTGGATTCATGCAGCCCCACACGAACTTTCCATTCCACTCTATAATCGTTTCTGTGACGCTCTAAGCGAAGCTATGGGCAAGTCCATTGCCACTGGAGAGTTCGGTGCTGACATGAAGGTAGAACTGCTTAATGACGGTCCTGTAACCATCTGCATGGATACAAAGAACAAGGAATAG
- the mnmG gene encoding tRNA uridine-5-carboxymethylaminomethyl(34) synthesis enzyme MnmG, translating into MKFKYDVLVIGGGHAGCEAATAAANLGANTCLVTMDMNKIGQMSCNPAVGGIAKGQIVREIDALGGYMGLVTDATAIQFRMLNRSKGPAVWSPRAQCDRGKFIWEWRTILDHTDNLDIFQDQADELLVENGKVLGIKTIWGIDIYARTVIITAGTFLNGLMHIGKRKVEGGRCAEPAVHNFTESITRHGIRADRMKTGTPVRIDRRSVHFDEMEPQPGETDYHQFSFYGPHRHLPQLPCWTCNTNEEAHEVLRRGVADSPLFNGQIQSTGPRYCPSIETKLVTFPDKNSHPLFLEPEGVDTNEMYLNGFSSSMPWEIQLDAIHKIPALRDAKIYRPGYAIEYDYFDPTQLKQSLESKVIEGLFFAGQVNGTTGYEEAGGQGLVAGINAALLCAGKEPFVMNRDESYIGVLIDDLTTKGVDEPYRMFTSRAEYRILLRQDDADARLTERAYNIGIAKQDRYDWWMQKKEHINRILDFCNNTSVKPEVVNGFLEHLGTSPIKGATKIVDLVARPQVNFENLSAVIPSLKEAIEASPNRKEEIAEAAEIKLKYKGYIDRERVFAEKMHRLEDIKIKGHFNYSELHDLSTECRQKLEQIQPETLAQASRIPGVSPSDINVLLVLMGR; encoded by the coding sequence ATGAAATTCAAGTATGATGTACTTGTTATCGGCGGTGGACACGCAGGTTGTGAGGCTGCTACAGCAGCTGCCAACTTGGGTGCGAACACTTGTTTGGTAACAATGGATATGAATAAAATCGGTCAGATGAGCTGTAATCCTGCCGTCGGAGGTATAGCCAAAGGTCAGATAGTCAGAGAGATAGACGCTCTTGGAGGCTATATGGGACTGGTTACCGATGCTACAGCGATTCAGTTTCGTATGCTGAACCGATCAAAGGGACCTGCCGTTTGGAGTCCACGAGCACAGTGTGACCGTGGTAAATTTATCTGGGAATGGCGCACAATACTCGACCATACGGACAATCTCGACATCTTTCAGGATCAAGCCGACGAACTGTTGGTAGAGAATGGTAAGGTGTTGGGTATCAAAACAATATGGGGTATTGATATCTATGCACGTACAGTGATTATCACTGCGGGAACCTTCCTCAACGGACTGATGCATATCGGTAAGCGAAAGGTGGAGGGTGGACGATGTGCAGAGCCTGCTGTTCACAACTTTACAGAGAGCATTACGCGCCATGGTATTCGTGCCGATCGCATGAAGACGGGTACTCCTGTGCGTATTGACCGCCGTTCGGTTCACTTTGATGAAATGGAACCACAACCAGGAGAGACAGACTATCACCAGTTCTCTTTCTATGGTCCGCATCGTCATCTGCCACAGTTGCCTTGCTGGACCTGCAATACAAACGAGGAAGCACATGAGGTGTTGCGACGTGGAGTGGCTGACTCTCCCCTATTCAATGGACAGATTCAGAGTACAGGACCACGCTATTGTCCTTCGATTGAGACAAAACTCGTCACCTTCCCTGACAAGAATAGCCATCCTCTCTTCCTCGAACCAGAGGGAGTTGACACGAATGAGATGTATCTGAATGGCTTTTCTTCAAGTATGCCTTGGGAGATACAGTTGGATGCTATACATAAGATTCCAGCCCTACGTGACGCTAAAATCTATCGTCCGGGTTATGCTATCGAATACGATTACTTTGATCCAACACAGCTAAAACAGTCTTTGGAGTCGAAAGTAATTGAAGGTTTGTTCTTTGCTGGGCAGGTGAACGGTACGACTGGATACGAAGAAGCGGGCGGACAAGGCTTAGTGGCGGGTATTAATGCTGCCCTACTCTGTGCGGGCAAAGAGCCGTTCGTAATGAATAGAGACGAAAGTTACATCGGAGTTCTCATTGATGACCTTACTACAAAGGGCGTTGATGAACCTTACCGTATGTTTACTTCGCGTGCGGAATACCGTATTCTCTTGCGCCAAGATGATGCCGATGCTCGCCTGACAGAGCGTGCTTATAATATAGGTATAGCTAAACAGGACCGTTATGATTGGTGGATGCAAAAGAAGGAGCATATCAACCGTATTCTTGACTTCTGTAACAACACTTCTGTTAAGCCTGAAGTTGTAAACGGTTTCTTGGAGCATTTGGGCACTTCTCCTATCAAGGGAGCAACGAAGATCGTTGACCTTGTTGCACGCCCGCAGGTCAACTTTGAGAATCTTTCAGCTGTAATTCCAAGCCTTAAAGAGGCGATTGAAGCTTCGCCGAACCGTAAAGAAGAGATTGCTGAGGCTGCTGAAATCAAGCTAAAGTACAAAGGCTATATTGACCGTGAGCGTGTATTCGCTGAAAAGATGCATCGTCTTGAGGATATTAAAATCAAAGGACACTTCAATTACAGTGAGCTGCACGACCTCTCAACAGAGTGCCGACAGAAGTTAGAACAGATTCAACCAGAGACGCTCGCACAGGCAAGTCGCATCCCAGGAGTGAGCCCAAGCGACATTAATGTACTGCTTGTCCTCATGGGAAGATAA
- the uvrC gene encoding excinuclease ABC subunit UvrC, with translation MNKEENLNRITYLKNIVLNMPEKPGTYQFYDNEKTIIYVGKAKNLKKRVSSYFHKEVDRFKTKVLVSKIYDISYSVVNTEEDALLIENQLIKQYKPKYNVLLKDGKTYPSICVTNEYFPRIFKTRTINKRYGTFYGPYSHIGSMYAILDIIKKVYKPRTCRFPITKVGIEQGKYKPCLEYHLHNCGAPCIGKQSYEDYQESIKQAREVLKGNTREVQKILRKEMEKYAEELRFEEAEICKQRYLALDNFAAKSEIVSHTITDVDVFTIVSDDTRKNAFINYIHVTNGAINQSFTYEYKRKLDESDEELLNEAIPEIRERFNSTAKEIIVPFELDFKVKGAVFFIPQRGDKHHLLELSEMNAKQYKFDRLKQTEKLNPEQKQTRLMRELQEKLKLSKLPYHIECFDNSNISGTDAVAGCVVYKGMKPSKKDYRKYNIKTVVGPDDYASMQEVVRRRYSRIQEEGTPLPDLIITDGGKGQMEVVREVVEDELHLSIPIAGLAKDDRHRTNELLFGFPQQTIALDIKGELFKVLTQIQDEVHRYAISFHRDKRSKTQLHSELDDIKGIGPKTKDALLKKLKTVKNIKEADLQQLTEVIGASKATIVYNYFHANQ, from the coding sequence ATGAATAAAGAAGAAAACTTGAACCGAATAACTTACCTTAAGAACATTGTTCTCAATATGCCTGAGAAACCTGGCACCTATCAGTTCTATGATAATGAGAAAACAATCATCTATGTGGGCAAGGCAAAGAACTTAAAAAAAAGAGTATCTTCCTATTTCCACAAAGAGGTAGATCGTTTCAAAACAAAGGTGTTGGTTTCTAAGATTTATGATATTTCTTATTCTGTCGTCAATACAGAGGAAGATGCACTTCTAATAGAGAACCAACTCATCAAGCAATACAAACCAAAATATAACGTATTACTCAAAGATGGTAAAACCTATCCAAGTATTTGCGTTACAAATGAGTATTTTCCACGTATTTTCAAAACACGTACTATCAATAAACGTTATGGTACTTTTTATGGCCCATATAGTCATATAGGAAGTATGTATGCGATTCTTGATATCATCAAGAAGGTGTATAAACCACGCACTTGTCGCTTCCCTATTACAAAAGTAGGTATTGAGCAGGGTAAATATAAACCTTGCTTAGAATATCATCTGCACAACTGTGGAGCACCATGTATCGGTAAACAGAGTTATGAAGATTATCAAGAATCAATTAAACAAGCGCGTGAAGTATTGAAAGGAAACACACGTGAAGTGCAAAAAATCTTAAGAAAGGAGATGGAGAAATATGCCGAAGAACTTAGATTTGAAGAAGCTGAAATCTGCAAACAACGGTATTTAGCACTCGATAACTTCGCAGCAAAGAGTGAAATCGTAAGTCATACGATTACAGATGTTGATGTTTTCACTATTGTAAGTGATGATACAAGAAAGAATGCGTTTATTAACTATATCCATGTAACTAATGGTGCAATCAATCAAAGCTTTACTTATGAATACAAAAGAAAGCTCGATGAATCCGATGAAGAGTTGCTAAATGAGGCGATTCCAGAGATACGTGAACGCTTTAATAGTACCGCAAAAGAGATTATCGTACCTTTTGAACTTGACTTTAAAGTGAAAGGGGCCGTATTCTTTATCCCTCAACGAGGTGACAAGCACCATCTGCTGGAACTCTCAGAGATGAATGCAAAACAGTATAAGTTCGACCGATTAAAACAGACAGAGAAGCTTAACCCTGAGCAAAAACAGACACGTTTAATGAGAGAACTTCAAGAAAAACTGAAGCTATCGAAGCTACCTTACCATATAGAGTGCTTTGACAACTCTAACATCTCCGGTACGGACGCTGTCGCTGGCTGTGTTGTATATAAGGGCATGAAGCCTTCAAAGAAGGATTATCGCAAATACAACATCAAGACTGTTGTAGGTCCTGATGACTATGCGTCCATGCAGGAGGTTGTAAGACGACGTTACAGCCGTATCCAAGAAGAAGGTACTCCACTACCCGACCTCATCATTACCGATGGTGGAAAGGGTCAAATGGAGGTTGTAAGAGAAGTTGTTGAAGACGAACTCCACCTCAGTATTCCAATTGCAGGACTTGCCAAAGACGATCGTCACCGCACAAACGAGCTTCTTTTCGGCTTCCCACAGCAGACAATAGCACTCGACATCAAGGGCGAACTCTTCAAAGTTCTTACCCAAATACAGGACGAAGTGCATCGTTATGCTATCTCTTTCCATCGAGACAAACGTTCTAAAACACAGCTACACAGCGAGTTAGACGATATAAAAGGTATCGGACCAAAGACAAAGGATGCACTTTTAAAGAAGCTGAAGACTGTAAAAAACATAAAAGAAGCTGATTTACAACAACTTACAGAAGTAATAGGAGCAAGCAAAGCAACTATTGTCTATAATTATTTCCACGCTAATCAGTAA
- a CDS encoding MFS transporter: MKLNNKIEEGNEERTALDILLTISFCHLLDDTMHSMLPAIYPMLKDEFGLSFFQVGIITLVLQLTSSIIQPFVGLYADKHHGWWQLPVSMVFTLIGIFMLSYADSFLVILLSVSLFGLGSSIFHPQGSQVAQQASGGRNGLAQSIFQVGGNGGFAAGPLFAALIVIPVGLSGVRWFAFIALLLAVILIYIGKWHVKQLKVVRKRSRARWTTAKVYTRNQIYGFVFILFVLMFSKNFYTESMVSYFTFFLIEKFGVSIQTSQLCLFVFLAAEVVGTLLGGWIGDRYGRKYVIWFSIFGAAPFTIMLPYVGSLAGTIILSAIIGLIIASAFSAILVYATDLMPNHIGTIAGIFYGLSFGLGGLGSTFFGWLADQTSILFVFKVSTLLPLLGIIAVYLPKMKRE; this comes from the coding sequence ATGAAGCTAAATAATAAGATAGAAGAAGGAAACGAAGAACGTACAGCCTTGGACATTCTGCTCACGATAAGTTTTTGTCATCTGTTAGATGACACAATGCATTCGATGCTTCCAGCAATTTATCCGATGTTGAAAGACGAGTTTGGATTATCCTTCTTTCAAGTCGGAATCATAACGTTGGTGCTACAGCTAACCTCTTCAATCATCCAACCCTTCGTAGGACTCTATGCTGATAAGCATCATGGTTGGTGGCAGTTGCCTGTGAGTATGGTGTTCACGCTCATCGGTATCTTTATGCTGTCGTATGCCGATAGTTTCCTTGTAATCTTATTATCTGTATCGTTATTCGGCTTAGGCTCTTCTATTTTCCATCCACAAGGTTCGCAGGTGGCACAGCAAGCCTCTGGTGGTCGCAATGGTTTAGCACAGAGTATTTTTCAGGTAGGAGGCAATGGCGGCTTTGCAGCAGGACCATTGTTTGCAGCCCTGATAGTGATACCAGTCGGCTTGAGTGGTGTACGCTGGTTTGCGTTTATAGCTCTTCTTTTAGCCGTTATACTGATTTATATAGGAAAATGGCATGTAAAACAATTAAAGGTCGTTCGTAAACGGAGTAGGGCAAGATGGACAACAGCAAAGGTATATACACGTAATCAGATTTATGGATTTGTATTTATTCTCTTCGTGTTGATGTTCTCCAAGAACTTTTATACAGAGAGTATGGTGAGCTATTTCACCTTCTTTCTGATAGAGAAGTTCGGGGTATCTATTCAAACTTCCCAACTCTGCCTGTTTGTTTTTTTAGCAGCAGAAGTCGTCGGAACCCTTCTTGGAGGCTGGATAGGCGACCGCTATGGGCGTAAATACGTGATATGGTTCTCTATCTTTGGGGCAGCACCATTCACAATCATGCTCCCTTATGTGGGTAGTCTTGCTGGAACAATTATCTTATCAGCTATCATTGGACTCATTATAGCATCAGCCTTCTCAGCAATATTGGTTTATGCAACCGACCTCATGCCCAATCATATCGGTACAATAGCCGGTATCTTCTATGGACTTTCATTTGGTCTTGGTGGACTTGGAAGTACCTTCTTTGGTTGGTTAGCCGACCAGACGAGTATTCTCTTCGTCTTTAAGGTAAGCACATTACTCCCATTATTAGGTATTATAGCCGTCTATTTGCCAAAGATGAAGCGTGAGTAA
- a CDS encoding adenine phosphoribosyltransferase, with amino-acid sequence MNKKLLLDNLRCIPDWPIKGVNFRDVTTLFKSPDALQEITDEMVDLYKDKGVTKIVGIESRGFVMSSAVATRLGAGIVLCRKPGKLPCETIQETYKKEYGVDTIEIHKDAINENDVILLHDDLLATGGTMKAACDLVKKFNPKKVYCNFIIELHTEFPHSRDQFDKDIEISSLLQF; translated from the coding sequence ATGAACAAAAAACTATTATTAGACAACCTGAGGTGCATACCGGATTGGCCAATTAAAGGCGTGAACTTCCGTGACGTCACTACCCTATTCAAGTCACCTGATGCACTACAGGAAATTACAGACGAGATGGTTGACCTCTACAAGGACAAGGGTGTAACGAAGATTGTCGGTATCGAAAGCCGTGGGTTCGTTATGTCATCAGCTGTAGCAACTCGATTAGGTGCGGGTATCGTACTTTGTCGTAAACCAGGTAAGCTGCCTTGCGAGACAATTCAAGAGACCTACAAAAAGGAATATGGTGTTGACACAATTGAGATTCATAAAGATGCTATCAACGAGAACGACGTCATCCTTCTCCACGATGACCTCCTTGCAACTGGCGGAACCATGAAGGCGGCATGTGACCTCGTCAAGAAGTTCAACCCTAAAAAGGTATATTGCAACTTTATCATCGAACTTCATACCGAATTTCCTCATAGCCGAGATCAATTTGATAAGGATATAGAGATTAGTTCTTTGCTCCAATTTTAG
- a CDS encoding transporter, whose product MIAYLKSGLRRTLCPSLLTFISVHSMAQNTEDYSPDAPGATTGVDIMKPGKIDWETGIVLEWDRRNGEHARNFTINTSLFRLGLTPQAEVRLQIDECITHTPEGNFGGIANAAIGTKIKVYEGGKVIPKVSFMGTILIPGGSNAHYLPKHVGIQAHLLFENELSSKFTLGYDLGGEWDGDTESPDLFFGANLTYQPTDKWSFFVESYNRYNSKRQDDWAKLGHDSHFNFMSEVGMDYKVSPRLHLNTYYDISFNEFSRYSNIGLGITWLLN is encoded by the coding sequence ATGATAGCCTATCTTAAAAGTGGTTTAAGGAGAACTTTATGCCCATCTCTCCTTACCTTCATCTCCGTACATTCAATGGCACAAAACACAGAAGATTATTCGCCAGATGCGCCTGGTGCTACGACTGGTGTCGACATCATGAAACCAGGAAAGATTGATTGGGAAACTGGTATCGTACTTGAATGGGACAGAAGAAACGGTGAACACGCACGTAATTTCACTATCAACACATCTTTGTTTCGTCTTGGACTGACTCCACAAGCGGAGGTAAGATTACAGATAGACGAATGTATAACCCATACACCTGAAGGGAATTTTGGGGGTATTGCGAATGCCGCTATTGGTACGAAAATCAAGGTTTATGAGGGCGGAAAGGTGATTCCAAAGGTTTCCTTTATGGGTACAATACTCATTCCTGGTGGTAGTAATGCACACTACCTTCCCAAACATGTAGGTATTCAAGCTCACCTCTTATTCGAAAACGAATTGAGTAGTAAGTTTACATTGGGTTATGACTTGGGAGGTGAATGGGATGGAGATACAGAGAGTCCTGACCTTTTCTTCGGTGCTAACCTCACTTATCAGCCTACTGACAAGTGGAGTTTCTTCGTAGAAAGCTATAATCGTTACAACTCAAAGAGACAGGATGACTGGGCTAAACTAGGACATGACAGTCACTTCAACTTTATGAGTGAAGTCGGAATGGATTATAAGGTTTCACCACGACTGCACCTAAACACTTACTACGACATTTCTTTCAACGAATTCTCACGATATAGTAACATTGGGTTGGGCATCACCTGGCTACTAAACTAA